The DNA sequence GCGGAGATCGCCGGCGAGCTGCTTCTCGGCCGGGCGACCGTCAAGACCCACGTCTCGCGCGTGCTGACCAAACTCAAGCTGCGCGACCGGACCCAATTGGCGGCGTTCGCCCACCGCAACGGTCTGGTGTGAACACCTGGTTTCTGGGCGATGGCCCGAGCGTTTCTGAAATGTTCGCGGACGGTTGTTTCCATTCGGTGGTCGGAATGCTGTCGACCACCTTCCGTCTGCCGGTGGAATGACAATTCGTCGCACGACTGCTTCCGGCCCCGGCCGATCGGCCATAGGTTGAGTCAGGTCGATCAAATCCGCGATCGCCAGAATTCGTCGATCAAATGGAAGGGGCCGTAGCATGTCAGTTTCCCGCGTAGTCGGGTCGGCCGCGACCCGTACCGCGACCCGACCGGACGCCCCGGGCCCACCGGTCGCCGCCCCGGACCCGGCCGACGCCGTCGTGACTGCCGTCGAGCCGTACGTGGTCCGGGCGACGATCAACCGGCCGGCCCGCCGCAACGCCATCGACCTCGCCGTGATCGAGGGCCTCGAACGCGCCATCGACCTCGCCGAGGCGACCGGCGCCCGGGTCCTGGTGCTGCGCGGCGCCGGCGGCACCTTCTGCTCCGGCGCCGACCTGCGCGTCCTGGAGGAGATGAGCGTCGACCCGCACCGGGTGGAGACGTTCATGGTGCGGCTCGCCCTCGTGCTGCGCCGGCTGGAGACCGCCCGGTTCGTCTCGGTCGCGGTCGTCGAGGGGCACGCCGTCGCGGGCGGCTGCGAGATCCTGCTCGCCTGCGACGTCTCGGTCGCCGCCACCGACGCCCGCATCGGCGACCGCCATCTCGAGTACGGGCTGGTCCCCGCCGCCGGCGGCTCGGTACGGCTGGCCCGCACCCTGCCCAAGGCCCGGGGCAACTACCTGCTGCTCGCCGCCGACCTGCTCACCGGGGAGCAGGCGGCGCAGTGGGGACTGGTCAGCGTCGCGGTGCCGCCGACCGACCTGGAACCCCGGGTGGACGCCCTGGTCGGGCGGCTCGTCGGCCACAGCGCCGACGCGCTCGCCGTGGTCAAGAAGATGGTCTGGACCGCCGACCACGAACCGCGGCCGGACGCCATGTCCTGGGAACGCCGGCTCTTCCTGCGCCACCTCGGCTCCGAAGACGTGTCCGAGGGGCTGCGCGCCTTCCGTGAGCGGCGCCGGCCGGCGTTCCGCGCCGATGACTGATTCCGTACGGCCGCCCGACCGGACGGCCCGACCGCAAGGAGACCACATGTCGACCTCGACGGTGATCGGAACAGGTTCGTACCTACCCCGCCGCGTCCTCAGCAGCGGCGAGCTGGCCCGCCGGGTCGGTGTGGAGGAAAACTGGATCGTGGAGCGGACCGGGATCCGGGAACGCCGGGTGGCCGCCGACGAGGAGGCCACCTCCGACCTGGCCACCCGGGCCGCGCGCCGGGCGCTGCGGACCGCCCGGCTGGACCCGGCCGATGTCGACCTGATCGTGCTGGCGACCTCCACACCGGACCGGCCGATGCCGGCCACCGCCAGCACCGTGCAGGCCAACCTCGGCGCCCGCCAGGCGGTCGCGTTCGATGTCGACGCGGTGTGCAGCGGCTTCGTGTACGCCCTCGTCGTCGCCCACTCGATGCTGAACAGCGAGGGCTGGGCCCGTACCGCGCTGGTGATCGGCGCCGACACGTACTCGCGGGTCCTGGACTACACCGACCGGCGTACCGCGGTGCTCTTCGGCGACGGTGCCGGCGCGGTCGTCCTCGGCCGGGAGACCGGCGGCGGGAGCGGAATCCGGGCCACCGCCCTGGGCACCGACGGCACCCTCGCCGACCTCGTCCAGATCCCGGCCGGCGGCAGCCGCCGGCCGGCGAGCGCGCAGACGGTGGAGGCCGGCGACCACTACTTCGCGATGCGCGGCGGCGACGTCCGCAGGCTGGCCAACCAGGTCTTCCCGGCACTGGTCGGGCAACTGCTCAAGGCTGCCTCGCTCGACCTGGACCAGGTCGACCTGATCGCCGCCCACCAGGCCAACGGCACGATGCTCACCGACTGGTCGCGGGACCTCGGCCTGCGCCCGGGGGTGCTGCACCGCACCGTCGAGCGGTACGGCAACACCGGTGCCGCCTCGGTCCCGGTCACCCTCGACGACGCCGTACGCACCGGGCGGCTCGGTGCCGCCGCCACCCTGCTGATGGTCGCCTTCGGCGGCGGGATGACCTGGGGCGGCGTCGCCCTGGACTGGTCCGCCGACCCGTCGGTTCCCCGCTCCAACTGCGTGAGGTGAAGTGATGACCACGTCCGCACTCGGCGCCGAACCGGGCGCCACCGAGCCGCCGGCCGCTCCGCCGGTCTCCTACGCCCCGTCCGGCCGGATGCCCCGGACGATCAACCGCTGGCCGCGCCCGTTCGCGCCGCGCAACATCCTCGGCGTGCTGCGGGCCCGGCTGCGCGGCGCCACGATCAGCCTCAACCAGGTCAAGTTCGACGAGTCCACCGCGGAGCGCAACGCGCTGGTGATGGAACACGCGCTGCTGCGGCACAGCCACGTCGCCCGGTACGCCATCGTCGGCCCGTTCACCTCGCTGTTCAAGGTCCGGGTCGGCCCGTACGCCGGGATCGCCGAGAAGGTGACCGTCGGTGCCCTGCCGCACTGGCCGGAACTGCCGACCAGTCACGTCTTCCCGGTCAACGCCGAGTTCGGCTTCTGCGCGGGGGAGTGGCCGGAGGTGCCCGGCACCGAGGTCGGCGCCGACGCGTGGATCGGCGCCGGCGCGGTGGTCCGGGCCGGCGTCCGGATCGGGCACGGCGCGATCGTCGCGGCAGGGGCGGTCGTCACCCGCGACGTCGCCGACTACGAGATCGTGGCCGGGGTGCCGGCCCGCCGGCTGCGGTCCCGGTTTCCGGACGACCTGGCCGAACGGCTGGTCGCGCTGGCCTGGTGGGACTGGCCGCCGGGGTTCATCAAGGCCAACATCGACCTGTTTCAGCGGCCGCTGACCGCCGACACCCTGGACGCGCTGGAGGAGCGGGCCCGCGCCCTGCCCACATCCCCGGGTGGTGCCGCGTGACCGCCGGTACGGGCCAGCCGGTCGTCGCCGCGACCGGCCCGGCGCTCGCCGACCGGGTGGTGGTGGTGACCGGCGCCAGCCGCGGTGTCGGCCGCGACCTCGCCCGGGTGTTCGCCGACCACGGCGCCCGCCTCGGCCTGCTGGCCCGCAGCCGGGACGCGCTCGACGATCTGGGCGGCACGCTCACCGCCGCCGGTGCCGACGTGCTCGCCGTGCCGTGCGACGTCGGCGAACCGGATTCGCTGGCCGGCGCGGTCGACGCCGTCGCCGGGCACTTCGGGGGATCGACTCGGTCGTCGTCAACGCCGGCATCTCGCCCGTCGCCCGTCGGGCGCACCACCTGCCGATCGACGCCTGGCACGACGTGCTGGCGACCAACCTGACCGGCGGGTTCGTCACGGCGCGGGCGGCGTATCCGCACCTGGCCCGCTCGGGGCGCGGCCGGCTGGTGTTCACCACCTCGGTCATGGCCGCCACACCGCGGCGCGGACTGAGCGCGTACGCGGCGTCGAAGGCCGGCCTGGAGGGGCTCACCCGGGCCCTGGCCGCCGACTGGGCGGGGGACGGGATCCTGGTCAACGCGGTCGCGCCGGGGTTCTTCGACACCGGGCTCGGCGCCGCCTTCCACACCTCGCAGCGTCTGCACGAGCAGGTCGTCGGTCGTACGCCGGTGGCCCGGTTCGGCCGCGCCGACGAACTGGCCGCCGCGTTCGTCTTCCTGGCCGGTGACGCCTGCGGTTACCTGACCGGTCAGGTGCTCGCCGTCGACGGCGGCTACGGCCTGGGCTGAGCCGCCCGGTCACGCCCCGTGCGGGAGCAGGCCCGATTCCCGCACGGGGCTCCGGCGTGCCGGGGACGGCGGTGGTGACGCCCCGTGCCGCCACCACCGCCCGCGTCACGTCGTGTCGCGCTCCACGAGGGTGAGGCGCAGCACGATGTGCCGCATGCTGCGGTCCGGGTCGGACAGTTGGTCGAGCAGGGTCTGGACGGCGATCGTCCCGCTCTCCTCCAGCGGCTGCCGGACCGTGGTCAGGCCGAGCGGCTCGGCGACGTCGCTGTCGTCGAAGCCGACGACGGCGAGTTCGTCGGGCACCCGCAGGCCGCGTTCGCGGGCCGCCTTGAGGACCCCGACGGCGATCAGGTCGTCGTGGGCGAAGATGGCCGTCGGTGCCTCGGGCAGGTCGAGGAGTTCGTGCGCGGCCCGCCGGGCCGGCTCCACGCCGTAGTCGACCCGGCGGATCCGGCTGTCCGGCAACGGCGTGCCGAATCCGGCGAGGGTGCTGCGGAACGTGTCGAGCCGGGCCTCCTGCGGCAGCGTGGCCGGCTGGCCCTTCTTGCGTTCGGTGACGCAGCCGAGCCGGGTGTGGCCGCGGGCGTGCAGGTGCTCGGCGACGATCCGCCCGCCCTCGGCGTCGGCGATGGCGACGCTGCTGAAGCTGGGGTGTTCGAGGTCGACGAGCACGGTCGGCAGCTTCTGCTCGACCAGCCGGTGCGCGACCTTGGGATCGACCGGCAGCGACATGATGACCAGCCCGTCGAGGCGGCGGGTCAGCGGGATCGTGGACAGCGTCGGTGAGGTGGCCGCCGCGGAGCCCTGGTCGTAGACGACGATCTCCCAGGGCAGGTCCCGGGTGGCGCGCAGGATGCCGTTGAGCCGCCGGGCGAACGACGGGTACGACGTGAACGGCGCCATCACCCCGATCCGGCCGACCCCGCGCCGGGCCCGGGTGACCGCCTCGGTCTTCGGCAGGTACGACAGTTCGTCGGCGGCGGCGAGGATGCGGTCCAGTGTCGACTGGGTGACCCGTACCGGGTTGTTGAAGGCGAGCGAGACGGTGGAGATGCTCACGCCCGCCCGCCGTGCCACGTCGTAGATCGTGCTCGCCGACAAGCCCGCCCCCACTCTCCGCCGGGCGCAGCCGCCCGCCGGTTCCGTCGAAGTTCTTCGACAGTCACTCTACTCGACACTTCGACGGGTCCGTTCGTCCGTGCGGCCTACGTCCCGGGACGGACCCGTCGGGAGGGTCTTCGCAGCCAACCGCCCTGTTTTGTGCCGAATTGCGGCAATCCGTCGGGCGCCGTGTTCACTCTTGACGGCCCGAGTAACCCCGGCGTAACCTCCACGACACGCTCGAAGTCCTTCGATCGTAGTTGTTCCGTCGAGGTCGGTCCCGCGAACTACCTCCCGGGATGGAGGTCAACCATGACCCGTCAGCGTCTCCACATACCCCCCGCGCCGTACCGTCCGGGCCTGTCCCGCCGGCGCCTGCTCTACCTCGGCGCCGCCGCGTCCGGCGCCGTCCTCACCGGCTGCACCGGCCCCGGCGCCGGCGGCACCGGCGGGCCCGCCGCCGGCACGCCCCGCACCGGCGGCGCCGTCGTCGTCGGCGGGCTCGCCCCGTTCACCACCTTCGACCCGCAGAACGCCTCCGACGCCATCGGCGTCACCCGGCACCTCTTCGACGCGCTCTACGAGGTCGACGAGACCTCGCCCGAACTCGCCGTCCGGCCGGTCCTCGCCGCCGGCCCGCCCACCCGGACCACGCCCACCACCTGGCAGATCAGGTTCCGGACGACCGGATTCCACGACGGCACCCCGATGACCGCCGACGACGTGGCGTTCTCCATCCAGCGGGTGGTGGCCCCACCCGACGGCCAGGTCTCCTTCTACAGCCAGCTGCTCACCTTCGTCACCGGCGTACGCGTCGTCGCCGCCGACACCATCGAGATCACCACCGCCCACCCGGTCAACGACGACGTCTTCGCCCGCCGGCTCGCCCTGCCCGCCCTCGGCATCGTGCCGAAGGCGCTGGTCGAGGCCCGGGGCGCCGAGTTCGGCACCCGCCCGGTCGGCAGCGGGCCCTACGAGTTCGTCAGCTACCGCGAGAACCAGAGCGTCGAGCTGCGCCGCTTCGCCGGCTACACCGGACCCAGCGGCGGCTGGTTCGACACGATCAGCTGGCGGATCCTGGTCGACGACACCGCCCGCGCCGCCGCGCTGCGGGCCCGCCAGGTCGACGTCGTGCAGAGCCCGCCGTTCCGCGACCTCGAACTGCTCCGCCGCAGCGGCTTCGAGGTGGTCATGGCCCCCACCCCGGCCGCGGTCTACCTCACCTTCAACTGCGCCAAGGCGCCGTTCACCGACCCCCGGGTCCGGCAGGCCCTGCACTACGCGATCGACCACGACTCGATCACCCAGATCGCGTACGCCGGCAACGCCACCTTCGCCACCTCGGTGCTGCCCGACTGGCACCCCGACCACGCCCGCCCCACCGCCGTCTTCGACCGGAACCCGGACACCGCCCGCTCGCTGCTGGCCGCCGCCGGCGTGCCCGCCGGACTGAGGATCGTGTTGCAGGCCCAGCAGACCGGCTACATGCAACAGACCGCCACCGTCATCCGGCAGAACTGGCAGGACCTCGGCCTCGACGTCGACCTGCGCATCGAGGCCGGCACCACGCTCGCCGGCAAGATCCTCGGCGGCGGCGACTTCGACGCGGTGATCAGCAGCGGCAACCCGGTCGGCCAGTCCTTCGACGTACCGGGCGCGCTCAGCTCCTTCTACGCCCCCGGCGCGTTCCGGGACAGGTTCCTGCGCTGGAGCGGGCCGGCCGCCGACCGGTTCGCCGAACTGCTCGACACCGCCCCGGCCCTGCCCGCCGACCAGGCCCCGGCCCGCTACGCCCAGCTCCAGCAACTGCTCGCCGACGAGGTGCCGACCTATCCGATGCACTATCTGTCGGTGCCGAACGTGGTCGACACCGGCGCGGTCGCCGGGCTCGGCGCCCAGCGCTG is a window from the Polymorphospora rubra genome containing:
- a CDS encoding response regulator transcription factor, giving the protein MIRLVALGRSNAEIAGELLLGRATVKTHVSRVLTKLKLRDRTQLAAFAHRNGLV
- a CDS encoding enoyl-CoA hydratase/isomerase family protein, whose protein sequence is MSVSRVVGSAATRTATRPDAPGPPVAAPDPADAVVTAVEPYVVRATINRPARRNAIDLAVIEGLERAIDLAEATGARVLVLRGAGGTFCSGADLRVLEEMSVDPHRVETFMVRLALVLRRLETARFVSVAVVEGHAVAGGCEILLACDVSVAATDARIGDRHLEYGLVPAAGGSVRLARTLPKARGNYLLLAADLLTGEQAAQWGLVSVAVPPTDLEPRVDALVGRLVGHSADALAVVKKMVWTADHEPRPDAMSWERRLFLRHLGSEDVSEGLRAFRERRRPAFRADD
- a CDS encoding 3-oxoacyl-ACP synthase III family protein; the protein is MSTSTVIGTGSYLPRRVLSSGELARRVGVEENWIVERTGIRERRVAADEEATSDLATRAARRALRTARLDPADVDLIVLATSTPDRPMPATASTVQANLGARQAVAFDVDAVCSGFVYALVVAHSMLNSEGWARTALVIGADTYSRVLDYTDRRTAVLFGDGAGAVVLGRETGGGSGIRATALGTDGTLADLVQIPAGGSRRPASAQTVEAGDHYFAMRGGDVRRLANQVFPALVGQLLKAASLDLDQVDLIAAHQANGTMLTDWSRDLGLRPGVLHRTVERYGNTGAASVPVTLDDAVRTGRLGAAATLLMVAFGGGMTWGGVALDWSADPSVPRSNCVR
- a CDS encoding CatB-related O-acetyltransferase, giving the protein MTTSALGAEPGATEPPAAPPVSYAPSGRMPRTINRWPRPFAPRNILGVLRARLRGATISLNQVKFDESTAERNALVMEHALLRHSHVARYAIVGPFTSLFKVRVGPYAGIAEKVTVGALPHWPELPTSHVFPVNAEFGFCAGEWPEVPGTEVGADAWIGAGAVVRAGVRIGHGAIVAAGAVVTRDVADYEIVAGVPARRLRSRFPDDLAERLVALAWWDWPPGFIKANIDLFQRPLTADTLDALEERARALPTSPGGAA
- a CDS encoding LacI family DNA-binding transcriptional regulator → MARRAGVSISTVSLAFNNPVRVTQSTLDRILAAADELSYLPKTEAVTRARRGVGRIGVMAPFTSYPSFARRLNGILRATRDLPWEIVVYDQGSAAATSPTLSTIPLTRRLDGLVIMSLPVDPKVAHRLVEQKLPTVLVDLEHPSFSSVAIADAEGGRIVAEHLHARGHTRLGCVTERKKGQPATLPQEARLDTFRSTLAGFGTPLPDSRIRRVDYGVEPARRAAHELLDLPEAPTAIFAHDDLIAVGVLKAARERGLRVPDELAVVGFDDSDVAEPLGLTTVRQPLEESGTIAVQTLLDQLSDPDRSMRHIVLRLTLVERDTT
- a CDS encoding ABC transporter substrate-binding protein, producing the protein MTRQRLHIPPAPYRPGLSRRRLLYLGAAASGAVLTGCTGPGAGGTGGPAAGTPRTGGAVVVGGLAPFTTFDPQNASDAIGVTRHLFDALYEVDETSPELAVRPVLAAGPPTRTTPTTWQIRFRTTGFHDGTPMTADDVAFSIQRVVAPPDGQVSFYSQLLTFVTGVRVVAADTIEITTAHPVNDDVFARRLALPALGIVPKALVEARGAEFGTRPVGSGPYEFVSYRENQSVELRRFAGYTGPSGGWFDTISWRILVDDTARAAALRARQVDVVQSPPFRDLELLRRSGFEVVMAPTPAAVYLTFNCAKAPFTDPRVRQALHYAIDHDSITQIAYAGNATFATSVLPDWHPDHARPTAVFDRNPDTARSLLAAAGVPAGLRIVLQAQQTGYMQQTATVIRQNWQDLGLDVDLRIEAGTTLAGKILGGGDFDAVISSGNPVGQSFDVPGALSSFYAPGAFRDRFLRWSGPAADRFAELLDTAPALPADQAPARYAQLQQLLADEVPTYPMHYLSVPNVVDTGAVAGLGAQRWEHLDLRRAWRA